The following coding sequences lie in one Phycicoccus duodecadis genomic window:
- a CDS encoding anti-sigma factor, with translation MSPDLHHLSGAYAVDALDRDERSAFESHLAQCDACRSEVAELSVAAHAMAVLTEAGPPASLRSVVLSGIAQVRPLPPLVVDAAEEVVHDQPALVDATTPMGGEAGVARAGATVIPLFRRTTTWIAAAAAAAVLAVGGVAAWSPWSSDQTTLSALQQVTQASDAATVTSHKGAVTATLAYSRELNRSALTVTGMPPAPDGRTYQLWYVGSNEVARSAGFITPGGDGRAEAVLAGSLTGATAVGVTVEPTGGSPAPTSDPIMVMAVA, from the coding sequence ATGAGCCCCGATCTGCACCATCTCAGCGGTGCGTACGCGGTCGACGCCCTCGACCGCGACGAGCGTTCGGCGTTCGAGTCGCACCTCGCCCAGTGCGACGCCTGCCGGTCCGAGGTCGCCGAGCTGTCGGTGGCGGCGCACGCGATGGCCGTCCTCACCGAGGCCGGCCCCCCCGCCTCCCTCCGCAGCGTGGTCCTCTCGGGCATCGCCCAGGTCCGGCCGCTGCCCCCGCTCGTGGTCGACGCGGCAGAGGAGGTCGTCCACGACCAGCCCGCGCTCGTCGACGCCACCACCCCGATGGGCGGCGAGGCCGGGGTCGCCCGGGCCGGCGCCACCGTCATCCCCCTCTTCCGCCGCACCACCACCTGGATCGCCGCCGCGGCCGCCGCCGCCGTCCTCGCCGTGGGCGGGGTGGCGGCGTGGAGCCCCTGGTCGTCGGACCAGACCACGCTCTCGGCGCTCCAGCAGGTCACCCAGGCCTCCGACGCCGCCACCGTCACCAGCCACAAGGGAGCCGTCACCGCCACCCTGGCCTACAGCCGCGAGCTGAACCGCTCGGCCCTCACCGTCACCGGGATGCCCCCGGCGCCCGACGGCCGCACCTACCAGCTCTGGTACGTCGGCTCCAACGAGGTCGCGCGCTCGGCCGGGTTCATCACCCCGGGCGGCGACGGTCGCGCCGAGGCGGTCCTCGCGGGCAGTCTCACCGGCGCCACGGCGGTCGGCGTCACCGTCGAGCCGACCGGCGGGTCGCCCGCACCGACCAGTGACCCGATCATGGTGATGGCCGTCGCCTGA
- a CDS encoding molybdopterin-dependent oxidoreductase gives MTTTPQTSVGHRPGRAWYAAGTLLATAAGAGVGHLVAGLVSPESSPVLAVGSTVIDATPTPVKEWAVANFGTNDKAILIGSVAIVTLLAAALIGVLARTRRSLGLVLIGVLALLAMAAAAFRPTSQPVDIIPGLFTAAVGVLGTQFLLGRLDRVGAPATATGADAARTAAADGTSARRTVIVAAAGLGAVAAAGGGVGQALAGRGSSADVVLPTPATTLEPLPQGLEEMVRGVSSFRTPNAEFYRIDTALVVPRVSTAGWQLTIDGQVDKPFTLTYEELLKLPMIEKDITLTCVSNEVGGSYVGGARWLGVPVRTLLERAGVQSGVDQIFSTSTDGMTISTPLQAMTDDRDALVAVGMNGKPLPVEHGFPVRLVTPGLYGFVGSTKWLTRLTATTYAQDVAYWTERKWATDAPIYTESRIDTPRPLSTIKSGRTMIGGVAWAQQRGIGRIEVQIDGGAWTEAELGPDAGIDYWRQWYLPWDARPGRHTLVVRATDETGAVQTERRQTPFPKGATGWHTVIMTVE, from the coding sequence ATGACCACCACACCGCAGACCTCTGTCGGGCATCGACCGGGCCGCGCCTGGTACGCCGCCGGCACGCTCCTGGCCACCGCCGCCGGCGCCGGCGTGGGGCACCTCGTAGCGGGCCTGGTCTCCCCCGAGTCCTCCCCCGTCCTCGCGGTCGGCTCGACGGTCATCGACGCCACCCCCACCCCGGTCAAGGAGTGGGCGGTCGCCAACTTCGGCACCAACGACAAGGCCATCCTCATCGGGTCGGTCGCGATCGTCACCCTCCTGGCCGCCGCGCTCATCGGCGTCCTCGCGCGTACCCGGCGCAGCCTCGGGCTCGTCCTGATCGGCGTCCTGGCCCTGCTGGCCATGGCCGCTGCGGCCTTCCGGCCCACCAGCCAGCCCGTCGACATCATCCCGGGCCTCTTCACCGCCGCCGTGGGAGTCCTCGGCACGCAGTTCCTCCTCGGCCGCCTCGACCGGGTGGGTGCCCCCGCGACCGCCACCGGGGCCGACGCCGCCCGCACGGCCGCCGCCGACGGCACCAGCGCCCGCCGCACCGTCATCGTGGCGGCCGCCGGCCTCGGTGCCGTGGCCGCCGCCGGTGGCGGTGTGGGTCAGGCCCTCGCCGGCCGGGGCAGCTCGGCCGACGTCGTGCTGCCCACCCCCGCGACCACCCTCGAGCCGCTCCCCCAGGGGTTGGAGGAGATGGTGCGTGGTGTGAGCTCCTTTCGGACGCCCAACGCCGAGTTCTACCGGATCGACACCGCCCTCGTCGTCCCCCGGGTCAGCACGGCCGGGTGGCAGCTGACCATCGACGGGCAGGTCGACAAGCCCTTCACGCTCACCTACGAGGAGCTGCTCAAGCTCCCGATGATCGAGAAGGACATCACCCTCACCTGCGTCTCGAACGAGGTCGGCGGCTCCTACGTCGGCGGCGCCCGCTGGCTCGGCGTCCCGGTGCGCACCCTGCTCGAGCGGGCCGGCGTGCAGAGCGGCGTCGACCAGATCTTCAGCACCTCCACCGACGGGATGACCATCTCCACGCCGCTGCAGGCCATGACGGACGACCGGGACGCCCTCGTGGCCGTCGGGATGAACGGCAAGCCGCTCCCCGTCGAGCACGGGTTCCCCGTGCGCCTCGTCACCCCCGGTCTCTACGGGTTCGTCGGGTCCACGAAGTGGCTCACCCGCCTCACCGCCACGACCTACGCCCAGGACGTCGCGTACTGGACCGAGCGCAAGTGGGCGACCGACGCGCCGATCTACACCGAGTCGCGCATCGACACCCCGCGCCCGCTGAGCACCATCAAGAGCGGGCGGACCATGATCGGCGGCGTCGCCTGGGCCCAGCAGCGCGGCATCGGCAGGATCGAGGTCCAGATCGACGGCGGCGCGTGGACGGAGGCCGAGCTCGGCCCGGACGCCGGTATCGACTACTGGCGCCAGTGGTACCTCCCCTGGGACGCCCGGCCGGGGCGCCACACCCTCGTGGTGCGTGCGACGGACGAGACCGGGGCCGTGCAGACCGAACGGCGGCAGACCCCGTTCCCGAAGGGCGCCACGGGCTGGCACACCGTCATCATGACGGTCGAGTGA
- a CDS encoding spermidine synthase, which produces MQEPRFEREGRLVTAILDELPQSAVDPDDPTVLAFEYVQHLALAVDALAPAGRLRTTHVGGGALTLARWLEHTRPGSPQIVLEPAAAMTEAVRRELPLPRGHRIRVRPVTGEEGLGALADASADVVVLDAFDDGRVPAGLTHRGWLGEVARVLVPGGLFLANVPDEPGLRYAARVAAGAVEAVGPAAFVGLHEVLKGRRFGNLVLVATRGPLDLFTLRRATASAALPTGVLPWADVARKVPGARPFGDDDAQRSPEPPSRGGWRRR; this is translated from the coding sequence GTGCAGGAACCCCGGTTCGAGCGCGAGGGCCGCCTGGTCACCGCCATCCTCGACGAGCTGCCGCAGTCGGCCGTCGACCCCGACGACCCCACCGTGCTGGCGTTCGAGTACGTGCAGCACCTGGCCCTGGCGGTCGACGCGCTGGCCCCCGCGGGCCGGCTGCGTACCACCCATGTGGGCGGGGGCGCCCTGACCCTGGCGCGCTGGCTGGAGCACACCCGGCCGGGGTCGCCGCAGATCGTCCTCGAGCCGGCCGCGGCGATGACCGAGGCCGTGCGCCGAGAGCTGCCGCTGCCGCGGGGGCACCGCATCCGGGTGCGGCCGGTCACCGGCGAGGAGGGCCTCGGGGCCCTGGCCGACGCCAGCGCCGACGTGGTCGTCCTCGACGCCTTCGACGACGGGCGGGTGCCGGCCGGGCTCACGCACCGCGGCTGGCTGGGCGAGGTGGCGCGGGTGCTGGTGCCCGGCGGCCTGTTCCTGGCCAACGTCCCCGACGAGCCGGGGCTGCGCTACGCGGCCCGGGTGGCCGCCGGGGCGGTCGAGGCCGTGGGTCCGGCGGCCTTCGTGGGCCTCCACGAGGTGCTCAAGGGGCGCCGGTTCGGCAACCTGGTGCTGGTCGCGACCCGTGGCCCCCTCGACCTGTTCACGCTGCGCCGGGCCACGGCCTCCGCGGCCCTGCCGACCGGCGTGCTGCCGTGGGCCGACGTCGCCCGCAAGGTGCCCGGGGCGCGGCCCTTCGGGGACGACGACGCGCAGCGGTCGCCCGAGCCGCCCTCGCGCGGGGGCTGGCGCCGCCGCTGA
- the sigK gene encoding ECF RNA polymerase sigma factor SigK — protein sequence MTAASPVPTTSDSGGAAASSPDLAELLRRSARGDEESFARLYDATSRRVFGLVLRIVRDHAMSEEVTQEVYLDVWRTSARFDAQKGSALSWLMTIAHRAAVDRVRSSESSRRRDDAHASAAQAVAFDETAEAAEASLEAQRVRKALSTLTEAQRSAVELAYLGGYTHTEVAKLLGLPLGTAKTRIRDGLIRLRDTLGVPA from the coding sequence ATGACAGCCGCCTCCCCGGTACCGACCACCTCGGACTCCGGGGGGGCGGCTGCCTCCTCACCGGACCTGGCGGAGCTCCTCCGCCGGTCGGCGAGGGGCGACGAGGAGTCGTTCGCCCGCCTGTACGACGCGACCTCGCGCCGCGTCTTCGGGCTGGTGCTGAGGATCGTGCGCGACCACGCCATGTCGGAAGAGGTCACCCAAGAGGTGTACCTCGACGTGTGGCGGACCAGCGCCCGGTTCGACGCCCAGAAGGGCAGCGCCCTCTCGTGGCTGATGACGATCGCCCACCGGGCGGCCGTCGACCGGGTCAGGTCGAGCGAGTCCTCGCGTCGTCGGGACGACGCCCACGCCAGCGCGGCGCAGGCGGTCGCCTTCGACGAGACCGCGGAGGCCGCAGAGGCCTCCCTCGAGGCGCAACGGGTCCGCAAGGCCCTGAGCACCCTCACCGAGGCGCAGCGGAGCGCCGTCGAGCTCGCCTACCTGGGTGGCTACACGCACACCGAGGTCGCCAAGCTCCTCGGTCTGCCCCTCGGAACAGCGAAAACCAGAATCCGGGACGGACTCATCCGTCTCCGGGACACGTTGGGAGTACCGGCATGA
- the purF gene encoding amidophosphoribosyltransferase: MPRGDGRLSHDLLPGEKGPQDACGVFGVWAPGEDVAKLTYYGLYALQHRGQESAGIATSDGQRLLVYKDMGLVSQVFDERSLASLRGHLAVGHCRYSTTGGSTWENAQPTLDGHAGSTVALAHNGNLINTAELRDRLAGRRVEGQRGELARGNTTDTAIVTAMLAEDPDRTVEAAALEVLPLLRGAFCFVFMDEHTLYAARDPQGFRPLVIGRLERGWVVASETAALDIVGASFVREVEPGEMIAIDEDGLRSQRFAAAVPHGCVFEYVYLARPDTTIAGRGVHEARVEMGRRLAREHPVEADMVMPTPESGTPAAIGYAQESGIPYGQGLVKNSYVGRTFIAPSQTIRQLGIRLKLNPLRDVIKGKRLVVVDDTIVRGNTQRALVRMLREAGAAEVHVRISAPPVQWPCFFGIDFPTRAELIATGLGVEEVCNSIGADSLGYISEEGMVAATEQPKERLCTACFSGTYPVALPDDGRLGKGVLELELPLEGGPEGRAVGQRHPSRQVAVAGVLDVDGVPTASAGGADDAVLRP; encoded by the coding sequence GTGCCACGCGGAGACGGACGCCTCAGCCACGACCTGCTTCCCGGTGAGAAGGGTCCCCAGGACGCCTGCGGGGTCTTCGGGGTCTGGGCCCCCGGTGAGGACGTCGCCAAGCTCACCTACTACGGCCTCTACGCGCTGCAGCACCGCGGCCAGGAGTCGGCCGGCATCGCGACCTCCGACGGCCAGCGCCTCCTGGTCTACAAGGACATGGGCCTGGTCTCGCAGGTCTTCGACGAGCGCTCGCTGGCCTCCCTGCGCGGGCACCTCGCGGTGGGGCACTGTCGCTACTCGACCACCGGCGGCTCGACCTGGGAGAACGCCCAGCCCACGCTCGACGGACACGCCGGCAGCACCGTGGCGCTGGCGCACAACGGCAACCTCATCAATACCGCCGAGCTGCGCGACCGGCTGGCGGGGCGGCGGGTCGAGGGCCAGCGCGGCGAGCTCGCGCGCGGCAACACCACCGACACCGCCATCGTCACCGCCATGCTGGCCGAGGACCCCGACCGCACCGTCGAGGCGGCCGCGCTCGAGGTGCTGCCGCTGCTGCGTGGCGCCTTCTGCTTCGTGTTCATGGACGAGCACACCCTCTACGCCGCGCGCGACCCGCAGGGCTTCCGGCCGCTGGTGATCGGGCGGCTCGAGCGCGGCTGGGTCGTGGCGTCCGAGACCGCGGCTCTCGACATCGTCGGTGCCTCGTTCGTCCGCGAGGTCGAGCCCGGCGAGATGATCGCCATCGACGAGGACGGGCTGCGCTCGCAGCGCTTCGCCGCCGCCGTCCCCCACGGCTGCGTCTTCGAGTACGTCTACCTGGCGCGGCCCGACACCACCATCGCCGGGCGCGGCGTGCACGAGGCGCGGGTCGAGATGGGCCGCCGGCTGGCCCGCGAGCACCCGGTCGAGGCCGACATGGTGATGCCGACGCCCGAGTCGGGCACCCCGGCCGCCATCGGCTACGCGCAGGAGTCGGGCATCCCGTACGGCCAGGGCCTGGTCAAGAACTCCTACGTCGGGCGCACCTTCATCGCCCCGTCGCAGACCATCCGCCAGCTCGGTATCCGGCTCAAGCTGAACCCGCTGCGCGACGTCATCAAGGGCAAGCGGCTCGTGGTGGTCGACGACACCATCGTGCGCGGCAACACCCAACGGGCGCTGGTGCGGATGCTGCGCGAGGCCGGCGCCGCCGAGGTGCACGTGCGCATCTCGGCCCCCCCGGTGCAGTGGCCGTGCTTCTTCGGTATCGACTTCCCCACCCGCGCGGAGCTCATCGCCACCGGCCTCGGGGTCGAGGAGGTCTGCAACTCCATCGGCGCCGACAGCCTCGGGTACATCTCCGAGGAGGGGATGGTCGCCGCCACCGAGCAGCCCAAGGAGCGGCTGTGCACGGCGTGCTTCAGCGGCACCTACCCGGTGGCGCTGCCCGACGACGGCCGGCTCGGCAAGGGCGTGCTCGAGCTCGAGCTGCCCCTCGAGGGCGGCCCCGAGGGTCGCGCGGTGGGCCAGCGGCACCCCTCGCGGCAGGTGGCCGTGGCCGGCGTCCTGGACGTCGACGGTGTACCCACGGCGTCGGCCGGGGGCGCCGACGACGCCGTGCTCCGCCCCTGA
- the upp gene encoding uracil phosphoribosyltransferase, with amino-acid sequence MRVINPDHRLIAHKLTYLRDERTDSPTFRRLAEELMTLLAYEATREVRVEPFEIRTPVAPTTGIKLSNPKPLIVPILRAGLGMLEGMVRLLPSAEVGFLGMQRNEETLEAITYANRLPDDLTGRQVYVLDPMLATGGSMADAIHYLAERGADDITAVCLLAAPEGVAHLGESVDPLSATVTLVTGAIDERLNELGYIVPGLGDAGDRLYGLAE; translated from the coding sequence ATGCGCGTGATCAACCCGGACCACCGGCTCATCGCCCACAAGCTGACCTACCTCCGGGACGAGCGGACCGACTCCCCCACCTTCCGGCGCCTGGCCGAGGAGCTCATGACGCTCCTGGCGTACGAGGCGACCCGCGAGGTGCGCGTCGAGCCCTTCGAGATCCGCACCCCCGTGGCCCCCACCACGGGCATCAAGCTCTCCAACCCCAAGCCGCTGATCGTCCCCATCCTGCGGGCCGGCCTCGGGATGCTCGAGGGGATGGTGCGCCTGCTGCCCAGCGCCGAGGTCGGCTTCCTCGGGATGCAGCGCAACGAGGAGACCCTCGAGGCCATCACCTACGCCAACCGGCTCCCCGACGACCTCACCGGCCGCCAGGTCTACGTGCTCGACCCGATGCTGGCCACCGGCGGCTCGATGGCCGACGCGATCCACTACCTGGCCGAGCGCGGCGCCGACGACATCACGGCGGTCTGCCTGCTGGCGGCGCCCGAGGGCGTCGCGCACCTCGGCGAGTCCGTCGACCCGCTGTCGGCCACGGTCACCCTCGTCACCGGCGCCATCGACGAGAGGCTCAACGAGCTCGGCTACATCGTGCCGGGGCTCGGCGACGCCGGCGACCGTCTCTACGGCCTCGCCGAGTAG
- a CDS encoding PH domain-containing protein, translated as MGRQGAVVHDGTPDTVEADLSVMPRRVRTSLLRQLAEGERIVIRTRQHPMVLWRQTVWPLVAAWVWWWLVFRVQATPRFIDVATVVLLVGLARLGWMELERRYRWFVATNKRILKHEGFLDLSVPMMRLTKVTDMTYRRSLAGELLGFGTIIIESAGQQQAIRDLTYVPEPDQVSAALNSEIFGEKPRRRDEHGGRGWPRISPRRRRRDEDDDGWDDGGPGDDLGPPPSDPGSGGVDVSPAGHPPTVRPETWYRSSNLGAPRRLGDTGEIPVVRAGDEDPGRDDEGGPDGGGRVREIPLYPPRDWVDRR; from the coding sequence GTGGGGCGGCAGGGCGCCGTCGTCCACGACGGGACCCCCGACACGGTCGAGGCAGACCTGTCGGTGATGCCGCGCCGGGTGCGCACCAGCCTGCTGCGTCAGCTCGCCGAAGGGGAGCGGATCGTCATCCGCACCCGCCAGCACCCGATGGTCCTGTGGCGCCAGACGGTCTGGCCGCTGGTGGCCGCGTGGGTGTGGTGGTGGCTGGTCTTCCGGGTGCAGGCCACGCCGCGTTTCATCGACGTCGCCACCGTGGTGCTGCTGGTGGGGCTGGCCCGGCTCGGCTGGATGGAGCTCGAGCGTCGCTACCGCTGGTTCGTGGCCACCAACAAGCGCATCCTCAAGCACGAGGGGTTCCTCGACCTCAGCGTGCCGATGATGCGGCTGACCAAGGTCACCGACATGACCTACCGCCGCAGCCTGGCGGGCGAGCTGCTGGGCTTCGGCACCATCATCATCGAGAGCGCCGGGCAGCAGCAGGCGATCCGCGACCTCACCTACGTCCCCGAGCCCGACCAGGTGAGCGCGGCGCTCAACTCCGAGATCTTCGGCGAGAAGCCCCGGCGACGTGACGAGCACGGCGGGCGCGGCTGGCCCCGCATCTCCCCCCGGCGGCGGCGCCGCGACGAGGACGACGACGGCTGGGACGACGGCGGCCCGGGTGACGACCTCGGCCCGCCCCCGTCCGACCCCGGCAGCGGTGGCGTCGACGTGTCGCCGGCCGGGCACCCGCCGACGGTGCGCCCCGAGACCTGGTATCGCAGCTCGAACCTCGGCGCGCCGCGCCGGCTGGGCGACACCGGCGAGATACCCGTCGTGCGGGCCGGCGACGAGGACCCGGGCCGCGACGACGAGGGCGGGCCGGACGGCGGCGGCCGGGTGCGCGAGATCCCGCTGTACCCGCCGCGCGACTGGGTCGACCGGCGCTGA
- a CDS encoding sterol carrier family protein — MPPRRRTDPGAGRAALLSWHADPEGTDRATRAAAVRHTLEELAARAPGNSVEVRVPPFGVVQCVEGPRHTRGTPPNVVETDGETWLRLATGDLVWAQALGDGVLRVSGTRADLSALLPLTGGTA, encoded by the coding sequence ATGCCTCCCCGCCGCCGTACCGACCCCGGCGCCGGCCGCGCCGCCCTCCTGAGCTGGCACGCCGACCCCGAGGGCACCGACCGGGCCACCCGGGCCGCGGCCGTGCGGCACACCCTCGAGGAGCTCGCGGCCCGCGCGCCCGGCAACAGCGTCGAGGTACGGGTCCCGCCCTTCGGGGTCGTCCAGTGCGTCGAGGGCCCGCGGCACACCCGCGGCACCCCGCCCAACGTCGTCGAGACCGACGGCGAGACCTGGCTGCGTCTGGCCACCGGCGACCTCGTCTGGGCCCAGGCGCTCGGCGACGGCGTGCTGCGGGTCAGCGGCACCCGGGCCGACCTCTCGGCGCTGCTGCCCCTCACCGGGGGCACCGCGTGA
- a CDS encoding fasciclin domain-containing protein, which yields MRTTRITVAALALALPLTLAACGSDTGSTGTGSSAATSSSAAATPSETMSSASTDMPFGAACSAVPADGAGSFDGMAKDPVATAASNNPVLSTLVSAVTAAGLGDTLNSAKDITVFAPTNDAFAALPKATLDAAMKDPKGLLTTVLTNHVVEGRLSPDQLAGEHKTLSGKTITVSGSGEDFTVTPGDAKVVCGNVQTANATVYIIDKVLVPAS from the coding sequence ATGCGTACCACCCGAATCACGGTCGCCGCCCTGGCGCTCGCCCTCCCCCTGACCCTCGCTGCGTGCGGTTCGGACACGGGCAGCACCGGCACCGGCTCGTCCGCCGCCACCTCCAGCTCGGCCGCCGCCACCCCGTCGGAGACCATGAGCTCCGCCAGCACCGACATGCCCTTCGGCGCTGCCTGCTCCGCGGTCCCCGCCGACGGCGCCGGCTCGTTCGACGGCATGGCGAAGGACCCGGTGGCGACCGCCGCCAGCAACAACCCGGTCCTGTCCACCCTGGTCAGCGCGGTCACCGCGGCCGGCCTGGGCGACACGCTGAACTCGGCCAAGGACATCACCGTCTTCGCGCCGACCAACGACGCCTTCGCGGCGCTCCCGAAGGCCACGCTCGACGCGGCCATGAAGGACCCGAAGGGCCTGCTCACCACCGTCCTGACGAACCACGTGGTCGAGGGTCGCCTCAGCCCGGACCAGCTCGCCGGTGAGCACAAGACCCTCTCGGGCAAGACCATCACCGTCAGCGGCTCCGGTGAGGACTTCACCGTCACCCCCGGTGACGCCAAGGTCGTCTGCGGCAACGTGCAGACCGCGAACGCCACGGTCTACATCATCGACAAGGTTCTCGTCCCCGCGAGCTGA
- a CDS encoding nucleoside deaminase produces MRHALALAKRAPATGDVPVGALVVGPSGEVLGEGWNVREAEGDPTGHAEVVALRAAARTLGEWRLEGCQLVVTMEPCPMCAGALLLARVVRVVLGAWDPKLGACGSVWDLPRDRRSTHRAEVVGGVLEPECAALVRDFFGGQRNPG; encoded by the coding sequence ATGCGGCACGCCCTCGCGCTCGCCAAGCGGGCCCCGGCCACGGGTGACGTGCCGGTGGGGGCGCTCGTGGTCGGGCCGTCGGGCGAGGTGCTGGGCGAAGGGTGGAACGTGCGCGAGGCCGAGGGTGACCCCACCGGGCACGCCGAGGTCGTGGCGCTGCGCGCCGCCGCCCGGACGCTCGGGGAGTGGCGCCTCGAGGGCTGCCAGCTCGTGGTCACGATGGAGCCGTGCCCGATGTGCGCCGGCGCGCTGCTGCTGGCGCGGGTGGTGCGGGTGGTCCTGGGCGCCTGGGACCCCAAGCTCGGGGCCTGCGGGTCGGTGTGGGACCTGCCGCGCGACCGTCGCTCGACCCACCGGGCCGAGGTGGTCGGCGGCGTGCTCGAGCCGGAGTGTGCGGCTCTGGTCAGGGACTTCTTCGGCGGCCAGCGCAACCCCGGCTGA
- a CDS encoding DivIVA domain-containing protein, whose protein sequence is MLTPEDVLNSHFTTTQLREGYDEREVDDFLDAVVASMRHHDGIPAGRKQRLVTAADVRAARFTTTRLRRGYEMSDVDALMDRVAAALDALESGRGATPTVGTGSGRAVPAVPGATEPLGRRLLRVLRGEPRG, encoded by the coding sequence GTGCTGACGCCGGAGGACGTGCTGAACAGCCACTTCACGACGACCCAGCTGCGCGAGGGGTACGACGAGCGCGAGGTCGACGACTTCCTCGACGCGGTCGTCGCGAGCATGCGCCACCACGACGGCATCCCGGCCGGGCGCAAGCAGCGCCTGGTCACGGCCGCCGACGTGCGTGCGGCCCGGTTCACCACCACCCGCCTCCGCCGGGGGTACGAGATGTCCGACGTCGACGCGCTGATGGACCGCGTGGCCGCCGCCCTGGACGCCCTCGAGAGCGGACGCGGCGCCACCCCGACCGTGGGGACCGGCTCCGGGCGGGCCGTCCCCGCGGTACCCGGGGCCACCGAGCCCCTCGGCCGGCGCCTGCTGCGGGTGCTGCGGGGTGAGCCCCGCGGTTGA
- a CDS encoding LLM class flavin-dependent oxidoreductase: MSAALRHGVVLLTDEPWRETAPRWKAVEELGFDHAWTYDHLVWGGLPDSPWLSAVPTLAAAAGVTQRIGLGTFVSSPNQNHPYTYARDVITLDDLTGGRFLCGVGTGGDLDARLLGQDLTLRRRVDRFHEFVPLLDRLLREDHVSHEGEWYRTDDARTLPGPVRHRVPLLVAANGPRSLALAAALGDGWVTYGGRGETLDAWFDHVAGLVERFDEALAEQGRTGLGRYLSLDSSPRFSLESAGLYAEMAGRAAALGFTDVVCHWPRAEGPYAGDPAVLEEVAGSLGR; this comes from the coding sequence GTGAGCGCGGCCCTGCGGCACGGCGTCGTCCTGCTCACCGACGAGCCCTGGCGCGAGACCGCGCCGCGCTGGAAGGCCGTCGAGGAGCTCGGCTTCGACCACGCCTGGACCTACGACCATCTGGTGTGGGGAGGCCTGCCCGACAGCCCGTGGCTGAGCGCGGTGCCCACGCTGGCAGCCGCGGCGGGGGTGACCCAGCGCATCGGGCTCGGCACCTTCGTGTCCTCGCCCAACCAGAACCACCCCTACACCTACGCGCGCGACGTCATCACCCTCGACGACCTCACCGGCGGCCGGTTCCTCTGCGGCGTCGGGACCGGCGGCGACCTCGACGCACGGCTGCTCGGTCAGGACCTCACGCTGCGCCGGCGCGTGGACCGCTTCCACGAGTTCGTCCCGCTGCTCGACCGCCTGCTGCGCGAGGACCACGTCTCGCACGAGGGCGAGTGGTACCGCACCGACGACGCCCGCACGCTGCCCGGCCCGGTGCGTCACCGCGTCCCGCTGCTGGTCGCCGCCAACGGGCCGCGGTCGCTGGCGCTGGCCGCCGCTCTCGGTGACGGCTGGGTCACCTACGGCGGTCGGGGCGAGACCCTCGACGCGTGGTTCGACCACGTGGCCGGGCTGGTCGAGCGCTTCGACGAGGCCCTGGCCGAGCAGGGCCGCACCGGGCTGGGCCGCTACCTGTCGCTCGACTCCTCGCCCCGGTTCTCGCTCGAGTCGGCCGGCCTCTACGCCGAGATGGCGGGGCGGGCGGCCGCGCTCGGCTTCACCGACGTCGTCTGCCACTGGCCGCGCGCCGAGGGCCCGTACGCGGGCGACCCCGCCGTCCTCGAGGAGGTGGCGGGGTCGCTCGGGCGCTGA
- a CDS encoding cupin domain-containing protein: MSDDDRQPRGVTVELLATVDLGREIEGLAGYVLRMRRVTIAPGGVFGPEHDHVGRPGTVVVLQGVVTDHRDGVSTDYGPGPGWPEDRDTRHWLENRGSVPAVEISVDVVRAE; the protein is encoded by the coding sequence GTGAGCGATGACGACCGGCAGCCCCGCGGGGTCACCGTCGAGCTGCTGGCCACGGTCGACCTCGGGCGCGAGATCGAGGGACTGGCCGGCTACGTCCTGCGGATGCGGCGGGTCACCATCGCCCCCGGGGGCGTCTTCGGGCCCGAGCACGACCACGTCGGCCGGCCCGGCACGGTCGTCGTCCTCCAGGGGGTCGTCACCGACCACCGCGACGGCGTGAGCACCGACTACGGCCCCGGCCCGGGCTGGCCCGAGGACCGCGACACCCGGCACTGGCTCGAGAACCGGGGCTCGGTCCCCGCGGTCGAGATCTCCGTCGACGTGGTGCGGGCCGAGTGA